The genomic stretch ATTAGGTTTTCGGGTACTTCCACTTTGAGTACTACGCCATTTTCCGGTTCATCGCTGGGATGGTCCTTGTTTGGCCACCATACGCTGGATCCGATGCCTTGGTTGGCATTGGCGATAAAAGGGAGGCCATTGCTGTCTTTTTGCCAAGTGAGACCACCGTCCCAAGGTGGACGTTGCGCTACTACTGGCTTGCCAGCAAAATGAAAGGTAATGCTATAGCTTTTGCCTTGTTCTTGGTCTTGCTTTATGGTGATAAAATGGGCATTGCCATCATGCTGGATGGGAAGGTCTTCACCATTTTGTACGGCCTTGGTAAGCTTCATGGGCACTTGAAGGTCGATTTGCATGCGCTGTGGCTTACCGATGACTTTATACGTCATGGTGTTGGTGCCGGAGAGGAACTGTTTTTCTGGCTCCACTTTTACCGCTAAAGTGTAATGCTCTAAATCCCACCATGCCCTTTCCGGTGTGATGGTGCCACGTAAGGTATCCTGTCGTGTAAATTTTTCCCCATGGGGGAAAAGCTGTGCTTTAGCAGTAAAACTAAAAGTCATTGCTCCCGCTATCAAAAGCGATTTCATCCAGTTCATATCAAATAAGGTTGGGTTTCTATTCTATTTACACTCACTAATGTAAGTCTTATTCATAAAAAGTGGCAATGGACTGCTAAAAATGGATGTTTCGTAATCGGAAAAAAGCAACAATGATTGTCATTCCGACGATAGGAGGAGTCCCAATTAGACATTGAAGAAAGATAAATGGGTAGAAATTTCTCCTTTCGTCGAAATGACAGGTTATAACGCTGTTAACTTACTACTTACTTCAGATCATACCGATCGAGGTTCATCACCTTGTCCCAAGCGGCGACAAAGTCCTTGACAAACTTATCCTGTGCATCAGCGCAGGCATAAACCTCTGCTTGTGCCCTTAGCTCTGCATTGGAGCCAAAGATGAGGTCTGCGCGAGTGGCCGTCCATTTTTTTGCACCCGATTTACGATCCTTTCCTTCAAAGAATTCCTTGTCGTCAGAAGTAGGTTCCCAGATCGTGCCCATGTCCAACAGGTTGACAAAGAAATCATTGGTCAGCTTTTCTGTCCTGTCGGTGAAGACACCGTGCTTGGATCCATCAAAATTGGTGTCCAAGACCCGCATGCCACCTATCAGCACTGTCAGTTCCGGAGCGGTAAGGTTAAGTAAGTTGGCTTTATCCACCAAAAGGTCTTCGGTAGACACATTGAATTTTGTCCTTCTGTAATTTCGGAATCCGTCCGCAAAAGGCTCCAAGAAACTGAAGGCTTCCTCATCGGTCTGCTCGCTAGAAGCATCCATTCTACCTGGTGAAAACGGTACAGTAATGCTGTGGCCAGCATCCTTTGCGGCTTTTTCCACACCGGCACATCCTGTCAAGACAATCATATCGGCCAAGGATATTTTCTTGTTGCCGGATTGGGAATTGTTAAAGTCTTTTTGGAGACCTTCCAGGATGTTCAGGATTTTGGAAAGCTGCTCTGGATTATTAACTTCCCAATCTTTTTGTGGAGCGAGCCTGATCCTGGCACCATTGGCACCCCCACGCTTGTCAGAAATCCTGAAAGTGGAGGCAGACGCCCAAGCGGCGGATACCAACTGAGATACCGACAGTCCAGTGCCCAAGATTTTGTCTTTTAGGCCTGCAATGTCCTTTTCATCTACCAGGTCATGATCCACGGCTGGAATGGGGTCTTGCCAGAGCAATTCCTCTTGGGGAACTTCAGGGCCCAAATAGCGGTCTTTTGGTCCCATATCGCGGTGGGTGAGCTTATACCAGGCCCTTGCAAAGGCATCGGCAAACTCATCAGGATTTTCGTAAAACCTTCTGGATATTTTTTCATATTCCGGATCAAAACGCAAAGCTAGATCCGTCGTCAGCATAGTGGGTCTGTGCTTTTGGGATTTGTTAAAGGCATCTGGAATACTTTCTTCTGCATCTCTGGCAATCCATTGTTTAGCTCCAGCAGGACTGCGGTGTGGATCCCATTCATATTTAAATAAGTTATCAAAGAAGTGGTTGCTCCATTGGGTGGGAGTTTGGGTCCAAGTGACTTCCGGGCCGCCAGTGATCGCATCAGGGCCAGCGCCTGTTCCATAGGAGTTTTTCCAGCCGAAACCTTGCTGTTCAATTGGTGCGGCTTCTGGCTCCGGCCCCACATACTCACCGGGATCAGCAGCACCATGGGTTTTCCCGAAGGAGTGTCCGCCCGCGATCAGCGCGACCGTTTCTTCATCATTCATGGCCATCCTTTTGAAGGTTTCCCTGATATCCGAGGCAGCAGAAACAGGGTCCCAATTTCCGTTTGGTCCTTCAGGATCTACATAAATTAGCCCCATGACCACCGCAGCCAAAGGGTCTTCGAGGTCACGTTTTCCAGAATACCGTTTATCTGCTAACCACTCATCTTCTGAGCCCCAATACACATCTTCTTCGGGTTCCCAAGTGTCTTCCCGTCCCCCTGCAAAGCCAAAAGTCTTAAAGCCCATGGATTCCAGGGCGACGTTTCCTGCAAGCACCATCAAATCAGCCCAAGATATTTTGTTGCCATATTTTTGCTTGAGGGGCCATAATAGTCTTCTGGCCTTGTCCAGGCTGGCATTATCTGGCCAGCTGTTTAGCGGAGCAAAACGCTGCTGACCTCCCCCTGCACCACCACGGCCATCACCGATCCGATAAGTGCCGGCACTGTGCCAGGCCATCCGGATGAACAGTCCTCCGTAATGGCCAAAGTCTGCAGGCCACCAATCCTGTGAATCTGTCATCAGGACATGTAGGTCTTTCTTTAACCCCTGATAATCCAAGTTTTTAAAGGCTTTAGCATAGTCAAAATCTTCTCCTAGCGGATTGGACATTGGGGAATGCTGGCGGAGGATATTCACTTTTAAACGATTTGGCCACCAATCAAGGTTGCTAGTACCGCCTCCTGCACCCTTCTTTGGAGGTGCTCCAGAAAAGGGACATTTGCCACTGGCACTGCTTTCATTTACGTCAAAACTCCGGGATCCATTATTGTTTTCCATTTCTTGATAGGTTTTTTGGTTAATGAACAACCACAGATATTCGTGATTGAGTATAAAAATGATTATCTACTTATTAGATAAGAGTGGATATAATTTAAAAATTTATGGCTATATCAACAAGCGATAGGATAGTTTTGAAAGCTATAATGGCTAAAATTAACTTTCAAAAACCAAAAGGCTGTCCAAATTTGAAAGCCAAGTTCCTCCAACTTGGCTTTGATCGAATCGTAGAGATCGATACAGATGGTAGTCCTGTGAAAAAAGAGGCTTCAAAAGTCGAAATGGAAAAAGGAAATGGAGTGAAGGCTAGCGCGCCTCACTCCATTGGCCGAAACGCTGCCCGCTGATTTATGCAGACCGCCAGTGAAGTGGAATTCAGTGCTTAGCCATGAAAACGGATCAAATAAAGATAAAAGGGCTGCTTCGATGAGAGGCAGCCCTATACAATTAGGGGTTATTAATTAATGTTAGGTAATATTTTTTTGATCAAGGCAGGATAAACCTGCTCTCCGTTATTTCTGTCAAAAAGCCCAAACCCATGGTTTCCGGTATGGCCATTGTCCCAGTAAAAAGGAACCAGGGAATGGTCCAGCATCGTTTTAGTGATCTTTTCCAAGTAATAGCCCCTGTAAACAGTATGATCTTCCAAATTGGTCTTGGAGATCGCACCGTATTCGCCTACAATCACCGGGATACCTTGATCCACAAAGTGGCTTTTCATTTTTTGGAATTGCCCAATGGCATATTCTTCCCCTCCCCATTTTGCTGTCTTGGAAGGATCATCGGCCTCATTGCCCCACTGGCTGACCGGACTATCGGTGTTCAGCGCAAACTCGTAGGGATCGTAATAATGTACTTCCATCATCAGTCGATCAGGCGTATCATCGCTGGGCATTTCCATAAACCCCACCGCATGGTCGATGTTGGTGTTGAAGCTTTGGACGATGAGGTGACGGTAGACATTCCTGCCTCCCGTGCCACGCACAGCATCCACGAAGGTTTGGTTATAGCCGTTTTGTACCGCTGTATGCTCAGGCTTCGGAGTACCGTAATCCCCCTCTACCATTACTTCATTTGTACCGGCAAAGAGCAAGTGATCATCATAATCCCTGAAGTGGAGGGCGATCTGCACCCACATTGCTTCCAAGCGGGTATTTACTCCATCTTCTTCAGCAAAAGTAGGCTGCATCCAGCCACCGTCCCAGTGGATGTTGATGATGGCATACATATCATTGTCCAAAACATAATTCACCACTTCTTCTACACGGCCAGACCATGCTGGATCGATGGTAAAGTTGCTCTCATCCGTGAATTTGCTCCAGGCCACCGGAATACGTACTGCGGTAAACCCAGCGGCTTTGACCGCACCGATAAGTTTTTTGGTTACGACAGGGTTTCCCCAGGCGGTCTCCCCGCCAATCGCCTCAAGAGAGTTGCCCAGATTCCAACCAATGCCCATGTTAGCTGCCAGGTCCAAGCTGCTAAGATCCCTCATGTCCGTTTGGTCAGCGGGGATGTAATAAGCAGGAACGGTTTTTCCAGGGAGCTGCGTGACCTGTATTTCTTGGCTTAGGGCTTCTGCTATGACACGGATGGTGCCAGTGCGGCTTTCGCTGGATTCATTTTTGATGGCTGTGATAGAGATGGTTTGGTTCCCTTGTCCAGCGACTGGTGTAATGCTGAGCCAGTCGCTGGATGCCTGCACACTCCAAGAGGCATTTGAAGTGATAGAAACCTCCGTGTTTTCTCCTTCTGCATCCAGTTCGACCGCTGGGGAAGAAACATCCAATTTGGCAGGTTCTTCTTCAGTAGGCTTACATGCCCATACCATTCCTAGCCAAAGGATCGATAGCAGAAAGACGAAAAGGTTATTTTTACGCACTGGTTTAGCTTAATGAGATATTACCAAAGCTATTGAAAAAGCTGTCGTCATGGGGTGTTCAAATGTTAAGGGAAGGGGTGATGTTTGTTTAATAGGACCTGAAATGTGGGAAAACGTCAAGTATGTTAATATTTGCCTCTTTGATATCTGTGTTCTTATGAGTATACTTACTTTACTTTGATGCTGTTTACATCGACTTAGAAATCCTTGATACTTGAAAAACACACCTAAAGATCTAGTATTCCTGATCGGCATTTTTGTCCTGGCCAAACTCTTGGTTCACTTTATCACTTACGAAAACTATGAGTTGCACCGGGATGCCTATCTGTACTATGCACAGGGCGAGCATTTGGACTGGGGCTTCATCGCTGTGCCTCCGCTCATTGCAGTTTTGGGTAAGGTGACGACGAGTTTTTTTGGTAATACCGTTTTTGCCCTGCGATTTTTTCCCGCCTTGATCGGTGCTGCCAATGTGGGGCTAGTGGGACTTTCGGTGAAGGAACTGGGGGGTAAATGGCTGGCCATCTCATTGGCCTGTTTGGCCTATTTGCTTTCGCCTTCCTTTCTGCACTCCAATACGCTGTTTCAACCCGTTACGTTTAACCATTTTTTTTGGCTGTTGTCATCTTGGTTGATTTTACGGATGATCATTAGAGATAATCCTAAATACTGGCTTTGGCTGTCCGTGGTATTTGGGTTGGGATTTTTGAATAAATACTCGATCCTTTTTTTCTTTGCGGCTTTTCTGGTGGGGCTGAGTTTAACTGCCCATCGAAGGTTATACTGCAGTTCCTATTTTGCCATCGGGGTAGCCCTGGCTTTGGTGATCATTTCGCCAAATTTGGTTTGGCAATATCAGCATAATTGGCCTGTGATGATGCACATGAAGGAGCTGAGGGAAACTCAACTGGTACATGTGGAGCTATTGGGTTTTTTTGTCGATCAGCTACTGATGAACCTCCAGGCTATTTTCCTTTGGTTTGGTTCCTTAATTTTATTGCTTTTTTATCCAAAGGAAAAGCAGTATAGAATAGTTGGTTTAATGTTTTTGTTGTTGCTGGGATTGCTTATGGCAGGGAGTGGAAAGGCCTATTACACCTTGGGGATTTATCCAGTCTTATTTTCCTTTGGTGCTTTTTATGTGGAAAAGTATGGACGAAGATACCAACGACCGATAGCGGTTTTCTTGGTGACATGGATGATTTTTGTGCTGTACCAATCCCTTTCGTTTGGAGGAATTCCCTTTATGACTGTTGAAAAAGTGGCCGGAAAGGAAAAGCATCGTTGGGAGGATGGAAAAGAATATGATCTGCCTCAGGACTTGGCCGACATGACAGGCTGGAAGGAAATAGGGGAAACGGTCAGGGATATTTATGTAGGCTTGGGCTCAGCAAATCGGAACAACTGTGATGTTTTTTGCAATAATTACGCCCAGGCTGGATCCGTGATGTTTTATGGCAAGTCAGTTGGTATTCCACAGCCGATGTGTACCGTTGGGAGCTTTGTGTTATGGTCACCGGATAGTTTGGAGAAAGAATATTTCATTCTAGTGGATCACGATCCTGGGGATGAAGACGGTTCCAATGCCATGCTAAACGATTTTTTCGAAAAGGTAAAGCTGGTGAAAACCATTGACAATCCCTATTTCCGAGAAAACGGCACCAATATCTACCTCTGCCAGTATCCAACCCCA from Echinicola soli encodes the following:
- the katG gene encoding catalase/peroxidase HPI — protein: MENNNGSRSFDVNESSASGKCPFSGAPPKKGAGGGTSNLDWWPNRLKVNILRQHSPMSNPLGEDFDYAKAFKNLDYQGLKKDLHVLMTDSQDWWPADFGHYGGLFIRMAWHSAGTYRIGDGRGGAGGGQQRFAPLNSWPDNASLDKARRLLWPLKQKYGNKISWADLMVLAGNVALESMGFKTFGFAGGREDTWEPEEDVYWGSEDEWLADKRYSGKRDLEDPLAAVVMGLIYVDPEGPNGNWDPVSAASDIRETFKRMAMNDEETVALIAGGHSFGKTHGAADPGEYVGPEPEAAPIEQQGFGWKNSYGTGAGPDAITGGPEVTWTQTPTQWSNHFFDNLFKYEWDPHRSPAGAKQWIARDAEESIPDAFNKSQKHRPTMLTTDLALRFDPEYEKISRRFYENPDEFADAFARAWYKLTHRDMGPKDRYLGPEVPQEELLWQDPIPAVDHDLVDEKDIAGLKDKILGTGLSVSQLVSAAWASASTFRISDKRGGANGARIRLAPQKDWEVNNPEQLSKILNILEGLQKDFNNSQSGNKKISLADMIVLTGCAGVEKAAKDAGHSITVPFSPGRMDASSEQTDEEAFSFLEPFADGFRNYRRTKFNVSTEDLLVDKANLLNLTAPELTVLIGGMRVLDTNFDGSKHGVFTDRTEKLTNDFFVNLLDMGTIWEPTSDDKEFFEGKDRKSGAKKWTATRADLIFGSNAELRAQAEVYACADAQDKFVKDFVAAWDKVMNLDRYDLK
- a CDS encoding cellulase family glycosylhydrolase, which translates into the protein MRKNNLFVFLLSILWLGMVWACKPTEEEPAKLDVSSPAVELDAEGENTEVSITSNASWSVQASSDWLSITPVAGQGNQTISITAIKNESSESRTGTIRVIAEALSQEIQVTQLPGKTVPAYYIPADQTDMRDLSSLDLAANMGIGWNLGNSLEAIGGETAWGNPVVTKKLIGAVKAAGFTAVRIPVAWSKFTDESNFTIDPAWSGRVEEVVNYVLDNDMYAIINIHWDGGWMQPTFAEEDGVNTRLEAMWVQIALHFRDYDDHLLFAGTNEVMVEGDYGTPKPEHTAVQNGYNQTFVDAVRGTGGRNVYRHLIVQSFNTNIDHAVGFMEMPSDDTPDRLMMEVHYYDPYEFALNTDSPVSQWGNEADDPSKTAKWGGEEYAIGQFQKMKSHFVDQGIPVIVGEYGAISKTNLEDHTVYRGYYLEKITKTMLDHSLVPFYWDNGHTGNHGFGLFDRNNGEQVYPALIKKILPNIN
- a CDS encoding ArnT family glycosyltransferase, which gives rise to MKNTPKDLVFLIGIFVLAKLLVHFITYENYELHRDAYLYYAQGEHLDWGFIAVPPLIAVLGKVTTSFFGNTVFALRFFPALIGAANVGLVGLSVKELGGKWLAISLACLAYLLSPSFLHSNTLFQPVTFNHFFWLLSSWLILRMIIRDNPKYWLWLSVVFGLGFLNKYSILFFFAAFLVGLSLTAHRRLYCSSYFAIGVALALVIISPNLVWQYQHNWPVMMHMKELRETQLVHVELLGFFVDQLLMNLQAIFLWFGSLILLLFYPKEKQYRIVGLMFLLLLGLLMAGSGKAYYTLGIYPVLFSFGAFYVEKYGRRYQRPIAVFLVTWMIFVLYQSLSFGGIPFMTVEKVAGKEKHRWEDGKEYDLPQDLADMTGWKEIGETVRDIYVGLGSANRNNCDVFCNNYAQAGSVMFYGKSVGIPQPMCTVGSFVLWSPDSLEKEYFILVDHDPGDEDGSNAMLNDFFEKVKLVKTIDNPYFRENGTNIYLCQYPTPLIKEHYYKLMSEAKGKYKR